The DNA segment TTGTAATCGCAGCTCAACCGCCGAAGTCAAAGACCTTGGCGGTACCAGGCGCTGGAGTCTGCCTGAATATTTGGGTACTCTTCAGTCCTCACTAAACATCTGTATAGATTATGAGGACTCTGCTGAGTGACGATGTTTCGCTGAACTCTCTGACTTCTCTGCCTGTTACAGCTCGCAGGAGATAGAAAATATCACTCACCGGAGGTTACATTTTTTCTCAATTGTATATTTTTCGGGGGGAggataaatgaaatgaaacatctCAGTGATCCTATTCCCATCTGGTGCGGAACAGCTCATTTTCTTCCAACATATCCGGTAAAAACATCTCTCGTGTGTCTTCAGTTTGTAAACTGCAGCCCAGACTTAGATTCCATATCAGATTTGACGGGAAAACAATATAAACCACAAGGGGTAATTTTTATATACAACCGTTTCCCAAAACTTTGGCACGTAAATGTAAAAAGTGGACatgcagaatttaaaaaaaccccacaaaaataaataaatatccaGCGAAATATAAATGATTGAGCTTTGTAACAATAACTGAGCTTAGACTCtcatcatgtaaacacaacaTGGGGAAATCTCCCACCACATTTGTAACATGCACTCACCATACTGCGCAGCTTCCAGAGTTCCTTGAATTTTTGTAAACAagctgtggtcacatgacccttaTGTTATATGTTTGTGCAGGATTATTGTTAGGATATTATGAGTTGTGAGATGCCGACACCCCCAAGTGTAAAACTACAGGGCACAATGGAAACACCCCCTCAAGCGTGCATCACTGTTAAAGACCTCAGCATTTCAGGATCAGCCTCAGATGGTTGACAAAACATCAAGAATCGCAATAAGCCCACAATAAAACGTGTGACAACCAGCAACGAGCGCTGATCGCATTAAATTACGACGCCAGCAGATAAGAGTTGCCGTCGTGGTTGTGGATGTAGGTACGGCTCTGGTTTCAACACCTCTCTGACAGAGTGGAAAACAATCTTTCCcctctgtttttccccccatctgCCTTGTTTTTATAAGCCGCCCCCCCACTTATAAGGGAAAACTTTCCAGCATATCCATTTTTAGGTTTTTTATTGCCTTTGGCAGCGGTACATTAGGAGGGTGTGCCAACCTGTGCCAgggatttggaaaaaaaaaatcccctcacCCATTAGAGCGCTACTGGGAGCCAGTTACAGCTGCCGCCACACCTGTCCTGAGACGACTCCCTGTGCTGTGGTGCATGAATAAATCCAAGAAATGTCTGAATTTACAActcttttgtttcttccagTTCTTGATTGACCtctgctttctctctttttccccctctgcaaGCTATAAAGAGGAAAACAGGTAACAACTGGTTACAGTCAATCCCCATCCTCTGTGGATGTGtgtttctcctgtgtgtctctgacGACGTGGTGCCGTTTGCACGGCACCCGATCTGGCTTTTCACCAGCGTTCTCTAGCTCAACTTCCAGCCACAGCGCAGAGCTATAAATACAGAAAAGCAGCACTATAGCAGCGCCGCAGAGGACTCCTGCTGTAAATATAACTTTCTTCAATGTAACCATATGCGGGCCAAAGATCAACATTCagttttatgaataaatgttcTCCCTGGTGGGGAGTTATCGAGCCAAAGTCAGAAGATTCAAAGTTATATCTGTCCCGCTTTGCTGACGTCTCCTCAGCACTTCTGCAAATGCTTGTGTGAGGGAGTCGAGCTGAATCTCATCCTTGCTGACTGTCTGCGTCCTCGCGTGTGTTTGGCTTGCAGGGTGTCGCCTGCACAGCCATGCTGGTGGCGGTCGTCACCAAGACGCTGGAGTTGAACAAAGGGGAGAAACATGTGCACCTCTTCATGCTGGACATTCAGATCTCAAAAAGGGTAAGAGCAGCAGGAAAGCTTTAACCAGCCGTTTTAAACCTGCGTGAACTTCCTTCTCACCCTCTGGGATGTGAACGTGGCGATGTAAGAACATGTGGTTTGCCCAGTCGTCTCGCAAAGGTTTTGGTTTCGCTTCGGCCTCACTTCTTTGAGTGTGAAGGCCCTATTTTCTCCCCTGTGCCTGTTTGGGGTTTCCACAACTGCTCCCACTGTCCAAAAGACTCTGAACTGCTCTTGTGTCGTGACCTGTTACTGCCTCTCAACCAGTGAATGCTGGGATACACTCCAGCACTCCCAGCAACCCAGAttagagtggatggatggatggatggatggatggatggatggatggatggatggatggatggatggatggatggatgggtaggtgggtgggtgggtggatggatggatggatgggtaggtgggtgggtgggtgggtggggggatggatagatggatggatggatggatggatggatggatggatggatggatggatggatggatgggtaggtgggtggatggatggatagatggatggatggatggatggatggatggatgggtgggtgggtgggtggatggatggatggatggatgggtaggtgggtgggtgggtgggtggggggatggatagatagatggatggatggatggatggatggatgggtgggtgggtgggtgggtggatggatggatggatggatgagatgtgtgtgcattttccatccatccatccatccatccatccatccatccatccatccatccatccatccatccatccatgtttgTAGTGTGAATGAGAACTTCGTCCGTGTGTCCTGCAACACGGTGCCCAGATGGAAAAAGCTGATGGATGTCAGGCTGGAAGCgtcaccacttcctgtgtcaGGCATATTTGGTCTTTtactattttttaaaattattatcaTTGTATGACCTCGGGATCACCTGTCAGGAAAGAACCTGGTGTCCGATCGGGACggaaaagcagcagaggaaactGGTTAGGGACTATTTGTAACCTTGGCTGTTGCTCAAGTGTTTTCCCATGTCAGAAGGAAGTGTCTGGTAAATAAACACCTTCGAGCAGAGTGTGAccaaaaagctaaaataaagaaTGTGGCCACAGCTgcactttcatttccattcctcTCTGAGTGGGGACGACGTGCTGTTTCGGAGGATATAACCTTTTCCTGTCTGTTGGTGCTGCATCCTGTTACTAGGTGCATCTTTCTGCCTGGCTCTCCCCTGTTCTCATGCCGAGTGTTGGTTGCTTTtcccaaagaaaaaaagggaagacaTCTGCATGCACACACGGACAGTCTCTATTAATAAACCCTGAAAACCGGGCCggagtgacatcatcaccggGCAGCTTCAGTGGTTTGtgcaggaagacaaacagataTGAATAGAATCAAAAAGAAAAGTGCCAAGGGGCGATTACTGGGGGACCCTTGAAAGGTTTAAATGTCTTCACAACATCCTGTCCTTCAGATCTTACCATGACCCCATCTGTGGACGCATGTGTTTGGCTGTCATGTCTCAGTCcggttgttgttttcctgccttCACCAGATCCGTCACGCTGCTGCTAACGTCCTGAGGGAGTGCTGGCTTCTTCACCGCACAAACCTGAAAAGGGGCAACCGCGGCGAGCACCGAAGACACCAGAGATGCCTTCTGGAAGCCATCAGAGTGTGAGTTATTGCGTCGCTGCGTAAACGCTTGGGGCACCTCGCCTGCGTGGAATTACGTCTGAATTAAAGGTGTAAGCGGGTGGCGACTCATGGGTGCAGTGTTTCATGTGTGTAGTTTATGGATCGTTAAGTGTGTGTCAACATGCTTTGGCTGCAGAGTCACGGGTTTTAAAGGCCGGCTCATTTTTTCAATgggatttttcttgtttttgggGCGATCGTTGCACACATGGATGCACCGTCATCTGCGCATGTGTCGGGACTTCTTGGTTCTGTGCATAAAATGGAACACGTAAAGTACCTCATTAGCTTAAAGGCGGGATTATATGTGGTGCTTGGTGGCCTGTCTGGAAAGTGTGGAAATTGGGAGGCAACCACACACCTTGGAATTAAGACCAACACACAGTCCATCTTCAGAAAATggctgttggattgcaatattggtttccgtgtgtgtgtgtgcgtgtgtgtgtggtttcgtGAAACTAAATTTAGGTCTTTTCCACCATTATACGTCAGGAAAAAAGCCTTTTAGTCGTGTTTTATAGGCATTTAATTAACACAGCATGACTGCTGGATGTTGAGTACTGGAATACTAATTTGTAAGCATATATTCCTCCAAGAAAAGGGGGGTTTCTACAGTGCGCTCGTCTGTTTCAGAGCTACTTTCAAGTGACTGGGAGTTGCCAAACCTCTCATTGCAGGTTTCGGCATTTACGCCTCAAACAAAGAAAGCTGAGAGACTACGTCAGCGAGATGGTGGACCTCCCTAAGGTAAATGGCAACTCTGGCTGGAATATTTTGTGCATGTTCCACTGCAGAGCGATAGAGATCCCCCTGAAGACACTCATTTCACACGCACAGGCTTTTTACAGGCTGTTTATCGCTAGGTGTTCAGACACATTAAATGCTTGTTTAAAAATTTCCATAAAATGCCCCAGGATTCATTTATGTGCGGGGTTCTCGGGTTCAGAGAGGTTTTCCATGTGGGATGAATTTGGGATGTGTAGGTGAGCAGCGCTCAAGTGTAATTTGTGCGTTTTAAACCACATTATTCACACAAAACCTCTGTTGATTTTAAAAATCACCAAATCAGGTGCTGGCAGCAtctttttcccccctaaaaTTTGAATCTTGACTTGAAAGGAAAGCACAGATGCAAAAATAACATAATGTCTGTGAGAGTTGAGGAACCCCCGAGGGGTTAACGGCCGTGGCCGGCTGCCTCTGGGGTTTTTGATATACAGTTTGCCCTGGACGGTGTCGCTGCTTTCAACAGATGCAGATGATCATGTGCGACCTCAGCGCCAACTGGAACAACTCCTATCGGGAGCTGGAGCAGCGGATCCTCTCCATGGAGCAGAAACTGGATGAGCTGAGCCGCTGTTTCCATCAGACGTCCGAGCTGCTCTCGCAGGTCCTGCTCCGCCGCAACCCGGAGATCAGGTGAAGGAGGCGCGTGGACGTGCCGCAGATGTGAACAAACACAACCGGCCTGCTGAAGATgcctatttttttgttttgttttgtttttgggggggttgcagGTGACATGGTTTCAGATTTCAGACGCAGTGAAATAATTATCTCCAGCGTTTCCATCAGAATCCACCAACGCCAGGCTTAAAACCCTCTGCAGCCAGAGCTGCCTCAAACATACTGAACCACTTGGAGGACTGGCATACCTAGTAAAGATCTCATCTTCTGGATTTGTGCTGAGCGCGCTGCACTATGACTCATAGCTGTAATATTATCAGACTTTATTTCACTGTGGGAGAACCAGTGTTCTGAAAAATCTCTCTTTTGGAGCACTTCTGTCTGCTTCAGTGCCTAAAGAAGCGAATTATGCTTGGAACGGGATGGAGAGACTTAGAATCCGGTTTGTCCAGTACAGGATCATGTTTAATAGTTCTTactcgggtttttttttttgttttcattggaGTCTGTCTCACTCTTGTTCCTGTGGAAGATGtatcattttacatttaaatttttgTAAATTCTTGAAAGGTGTTGGTATTAGCCTTCCAGTTTCATTGAACCTTCTGAGGTCAGATACGTTAAAGGGACATTTCACCCAAAATGAGTTAAAATCAAGTGCATTCTACGCCTGCAACTGGTCTTCCAACATTATACCACTTCCGTCTTTGCAAGCGAATGTAAATATTCTCTTCTGTATGAAGATCTTGTATGTGTCTGCTTGTGAACCCAGGAGATTACTTCGAATCTTCATGTCACCAGGAGTTTTTCCTCGCGCTTTACTTTGCAGATTTACACTGACAGGGAAAAGCATAGATGTCTGGATGCAGATGCTGACCGTCTCTACTAACGGAAGGAGACAGTAgaagtgtttttaaatgtattccAGTTCCAAAATAGTCAGAAATGTCATCTCTAATAGATTGAGAGTGTACTATGTTAGAAAATGTAGAGCTGGATTCTGGGGTGAACTGTTCTTTTGAGGATGATCATTGTTATTGTCTCTATCAGGTTCATAGATCAGATTAACCGTTCATTATTGTGCTGCTTTCCTCTAAACCACCATGAGAAATTGTCCAGACCACAAAACACTAAACTTCAAGTGTAGAtggaacatttatttaaaagctGAAGGAGTTGTTATCCCACTCTTTCAAATGTACATCTATATGTCAGATTTGCAGTTTTAGGTTTACATGTGTTGCAAAAACAGGAACTCTTTATCGCCTGTTACAAACTTATTCTTCCAAAAACGCACCAGCCCCACCTACTGGACATAAATACACAGAACAACTCGAACATTAAAATGATACATGAACACTATAAAAGGTCATATTCAAACGAATGTCCCAATCCTGGAACCGCGGGGCAGCAAAAGCAAGTTGAAATAACAGAAATCTAAACCTCACTGTTAGAATGCACTTTGTGAGACacgcgggggggagggggggtgcagaACTGGACCAACCTCAGAGGGATAAACTGGAGTTTTGACACGTTTCATCCAGTACTGAAAGAAAATGTCTTTTCCTACCCCTATTTCCTATCATTTGCACATTGTGAAACCACATTATACCTTCCAGAAGATGCTTAtaataataaagtttaaaaGCGAAACATACAAGGAATTCTTTGATACCACCACTGAGCAATAAAAGATACTGATGCGACTGTCTGTTTTGGTTTCACACCTCTGCTGACTGCGAGACACAAATTACAGCTAAAAACCCACGTGTTGGGACGCAGGCCTTCGAAGGGTGTTTAATCATTTTGGTTTTGTCCTGTTCTGAAGCTGGTGCCAAATATACGCCGAGGGCCTAAAAAAGTGCCGCCCGCAGTCACAGGTAAAGGGCACTTTACACTTTTTTTGaactttctgtttctgtccaGGAGGAGAATTTTTCCCAACTTTGCCCTCAATGTGCCTGGCTAACTGTTTCGCTCCGATGAACGTCTCCCCGCAGCTGACGCAGATGTAGCTTAAGGTCTCGGCGTGCTGGACGCAGTGTCGCAGTAGGTGCAGACGGTGCTTAAATGCCCGGCCGCACTGGCAATGGTGAGAGCGCTGGCCCCTGTGTCGGTACCGATGGCTGATGGTGAGGAAGGGCTGCCGGAAGATGGCGCCGCACTGTCTACATGGGTGGGGGGCCTTGAGGCGCCAGCCCGTGTTCAGCCGTTTCATTAAGGCCACCTTGTGGCTGCCGTTCTCAAACAGGGCCATAATGGTGGGTGCTGGTGGGGAAACGACTTTTGAGGCTTCAGACAATGGAGAGCTGGACGGCTGATCTTCTGGTTTCTCGGGGGTGCCGTCTTTTTCTGAAGTGGCCGATGCAGTAGCAGTTATCAAGCATACTGGAAAGGGAGGTCCGCCCACTTCAGATGAGGTGGTcgagagagaggagctggttTCGCTGCCATGGAGCTTCCCATTAATGACCTGACTGGCTGTGGCTGGAGGACCGATGGCCGACGGAGCTGCAGAACCGTTGACACCGTCTGGAACGACTGACTTGGGTTTGGTGATGATGCATACCTTTCTTCTGACCACTGACGTGTGAACTTTATTGAAATGATTTAACAAAGTTTCCTGAGAGGTGAAAAAGGACTTGCATATGTTGCATGCTTTTGGCATCGACTCGGAACAAAACAGGACCAAACAGGATTTAATCCCTTTAGGACACTGGTGGTCATTGTACAGTTTCTCCTTAGAGAATACTTGGCCACAGACCTCGCATGCATATAAAGGCATGTAGTGCTCATTGAGAGACTTCTCAGTCTGGAAAAACTCTTTACACCGTAGACACTGATGATTTACTTTCACATTACAGTGCAGCAGATGGAGTTTCAAAGACCTAAAAGGCCCTCTGCCACAGAAAGTGCACATCAAATCATTGGATGTGGGGTCATCACCCATTGAGCTTGACTTCAATTTTCCATGTCTAGGGGTCCTTTCACCATAGTCAGAGTCAGAGCTGCTTGTATCATCATCCATGTCACTGTCATTATCTTCATCTTTACCCAGTATATACTCCATACAGTTACCAGAGGCCTGACTTCTTTGTTGATGCCTTGACTTTGAGAGCCGGGATAATTGTTTCCGCTGTTTGATGCCAGGGATCATCGTTGAACCTATGTATTTGGAACCCATGCACCTCGTCTATGCGTGCTTGTTCGGCTCTCCCACGTTGGGAGTTGGCATGTACGAAAGGTGGCGCGGTTTTGGTCGCCTTTATAGCGCGTCATAACATCCGTTATGTTGCTGGAATTTTGCCACAATCCAAACGTTTCCTTTTTCCCAATGCACACCGCTCTTCATTGCTTCTTGAGTCCTCAAACATATAAGCCAGTCAAGACAAATGTTGGGTGGCCTGCAATTTAAAAGAGATTGGCTTGAAAAACCTTGAGATATTTGATTCATATAGTGTACTACTGAAAAATGACATGGCATATATTAGAATACATCAAGTATCACCATATGTTACTAATAATAAACTATATGATGCAATagcaattctctctctctcactacatatatatatagtgaGATAGATATGTTATATTTTCAAAAGGTATTCATTCAAACtaattttttctttattatctCATATTTAGAAGTGAAAAGACCACTTATTCATCAACACATTGGTCCACTGATAAATCATATAAGCAGCAATACTTTTTATTCAATAGCTCTAGTTGAAATGGTACGGGGGGGATGTAGGGTTATGATTATGCATAATATTCCGTTTATAACCTTTCATTCGAAAAAAATAACCAACAAGCTTTAGCTAAGCACATCACGCTAAGCTAGCAACCTTAACAAACGGCTAGCTTGCATGTCTGTACATTTGGTATATTTGGTATCTTAATCTAAATTCGTCTACCAAATATTAACAACTATACAACATTTAATTAATGGATCGCAATCTTTAATACGTTTTTTTCCAGAAGCAATTACGTCCTGTCGTCTTCTTTTGCTAATAATAAAATTGTTTAACGCAACGGCGTAACCCAAGTTTAGATATTTTTACATGCATGATTAAGGATTAC comes from the Takifugu rubripes chromosome 7, fTakRub1.2, whole genome shotgun sequence genome and includes:
- the LOC115250504 gene encoding zinc finger protein 91 yields the protein MGSKYIGSTMIPGIKQRKQLSRLSKSRHQQRSQASGNCMEYILGKDEDNDSDMDDDTSSSDSDYGERTPRHGKLKSSSMGDDPTSNDLMCTFCGRGPFRSLKLHLLHCNVKVNHQCLRCKEFFQTEKSLNEHYMPLYACEVCGQVFSKEKLYNDHQCPKGIKSCLVLFCSESMPKACNICKSFFTSQETLLNHFNKVHTSVVRRKVCIITKPKSVVPDGVNGSAAPSAIGPPATASQVINGKLHGSETSSSLSTTSSEVGGPPFPVCLITATASATSEKDGTPEKPEDQPSSSPLSEASKVVSPPAPTIMALFENGSHKVALMKRLNTGWRLKAPHPCRQCGAIFRQPFLTISHRYRHRGQRSHHCQCGRAFKHRLHLLRHCVQHAETLSYICVSCGETFIGAKQLARHIEGKVGKNSPPGQKQKVQKKCKVPFTCDCGRHFFRPSAYIWHQLQNRTKPK